One segment of Planctomycetia bacterium DNA contains the following:
- a CDS encoding DUF1501 domain-containing protein produces the protein MLTIPGADSYSRDRISRRSYLQIGGLALGGMSLAEILKAETVGSRKTAKGIIMVLLPGGPSHIDTFDPKPEAPVEIRGEFRPIATNVPGIDICELLPRLASMADKLTLVRSLVGSRDDHNTHWCTTGWESHPAMDASPVIPGFPPGDWPSIGSVLSRQFGSRVAGIPPCVDLTPIDIDAKFILRTPPAQPGYMGAAHAGFQVNAVDRRNIMLNDVSLQRLSDRRTLLAGFDRFRRQVERDGVMDGIDEFNRQAFEVLTSPRLAEALDLSREDPATRSRYGLDRSYPTERNGKTLLDQFLLARRVIEAGARCVTLAFSRWPFGRILKGDYNWDWHKDLFSHARGTLPLFDLGLSTLIQDLNERGLLDDIAVVAWGEFGRTPKINADAGRDHWPKVCSALLAGGGLRCGQVIGSTTRWGEEPKTRPVHFREVFASLYQRLGIDVATVQFKDLAGRPQYLVGDHRPMPELVS, from the coding sequence ATGCTGACCATCCCCGGAGCGGATTCCTACTCCCGCGATCGCATCTCTCGCCGCAGCTATCTGCAAATCGGCGGGCTGGCGCTGGGTGGAATGTCGCTGGCCGAAATTCTTAAGGCGGAAACGGTTGGCTCGCGCAAGACGGCCAAGGGCATCATCATGGTGCTGCTGCCCGGCGGGCCTTCGCATATCGATACGTTCGATCCTAAGCCGGAAGCTCCGGTAGAAATCCGCGGCGAGTTTCGGCCGATTGCGACCAACGTTCCCGGAATCGACATCTGCGAGTTGCTGCCCAGGCTGGCGAGCATGGCCGACAAACTGACGCTCGTTCGCTCGCTCGTCGGCTCTCGCGACGACCATAACACGCATTGGTGTACAACCGGTTGGGAGTCGCACCCTGCGATGGATGCGTCGCCGGTGATCCCCGGATTTCCGCCGGGCGATTGGCCGTCGATAGGATCGGTTCTGTCGCGGCAGTTCGGATCGCGCGTCGCCGGAATTCCGCCGTGCGTGGACCTTACCCCGATCGATATCGATGCCAAGTTCATTCTGCGCACGCCTCCTGCGCAGCCCGGGTATATGGGGGCGGCGCATGCCGGGTTTCAGGTCAACGCAGTCGATCGCCGGAACATCATGCTTAACGACGTAAGCCTGCAACGGCTTTCCGACCGACGCACTTTGTTGGCCGGGTTCGATCGATTTCGTCGGCAGGTCGAGCGAGACGGCGTAATGGATGGGATCGACGAGTTCAATCGACAAGCGTTCGAGGTGCTTACGTCGCCGCGATTGGCCGAAGCGCTGGACCTTAGCCGCGAAGATCCAGCGACGCGCAGCCGCTACGGCTTGGATCGGAGTTACCCTACCGAGCGCAACGGCAAGACGTTGCTCGATCAGTTTCTTTTAGCGCGGCGGGTCATCGAGGCCGGTGCGCGATGCGTTACCTTGGCTTTCAGCCGTTGGCCGTTCGGTCGTATTCTCAAAGGAGATTACAACTGGGACTGGCACAAGGACTTGTTTTCGCACGCTCGCGGAACGCTTCCTTTGTTCGATCTCGGCCTGTCGACCTTGATTCAAGACCTAAACGAACGAGGCTTGCTGGACGATATCGCCGTGGTTGCTTGGGGCGAATTCGGGCGGACGCCGAAGATCAATGCCGATGCCGGCCGCGACCATTGGCCCAAAGTCTGTAGTGCGCTGCTGGCAGGAGGCGGTTTGCGCTGCGGCCAGGTCATCGGCTCGACGACACGTTGGGGTGAAGAGCCGAAGACCCGGCCGGTTCATTTCCGCGAGGTGTTTGCCTCGCTCTATCAGCGATTGGGGATCGATGTTGCCACCGTCCAATTCAAGGATTTAGCAGGTCGGCCGCAATACCTCGTGGGCGATCACCGGCCGATGCCGGAGCTCGTAAGTTAA
- a CDS encoding alpha/beta hydrolase fold domain-containing protein: protein MSSSSTWSQQAAPAPEARVDLFTRLDLNKDGKVTREELPERQKPNFGRIDTNADGAISREELTKYVGPSRPQADAALKPTHADVAYGPHERNKIDLYLADSKTPTPLVLFIHGGGFMTGDKRSVGSGTVGGYNAQGWSVAAINYRFTDVLPAPGQYLDCGRALQFIRHNAEKWNINPKLIASTGGSAGAGTSMWLAFHDDLADPKSDDPIARQSTRLTCVVVSNGQSSYDPRFAEKAGIPRPNFERHGFFEPFYGIKRSEADTPEAYRRYDEAAPITYLTKEDPPAMLVYSYANEEVTATSDLGLVVHHPKFGIALKEQMDKLGIECVVQYRNSTGNGIVRHGGGEPTTGVGFILKHFAAASKP, encoded by the coding sequence ATGAGTTCATCGTCTACTTGGTCTCAGCAGGCGGCGCCGGCTCCGGAGGCGCGGGTGGATTTGTTCACGCGCTTGGACTTGAACAAAGACGGCAAGGTAACGCGCGAAGAACTTCCCGAGCGGCAGAAGCCGAACTTCGGCCGCATCGACACGAACGCCGACGGCGCGATCTCGCGCGAAGAGTTGACGAAATACGTCGGTCCGTCGAGGCCGCAAGCCGACGCCGCGCTGAAGCCGACGCATGCCGACGTCGCTTACGGCCCACACGAGCGAAACAAAATCGACCTGTATCTTGCCGACTCGAAGACGCCGACGCCGCTAGTGCTCTTCATCCACGGCGGCGGCTTCATGACCGGCGATAAGCGATCAGTCGGCTCCGGGACGGTGGGAGGCTACAATGCGCAAGGCTGGTCCGTCGCCGCGATCAACTATCGCTTCACCGACGTCCTTCCCGCGCCGGGCCAGTATCTCGATTGCGGTCGCGCCCTTCAGTTCATCCGGCACAACGCCGAGAAGTGGAACATCAATCCGAAGCTGATCGCCTCGACCGGCGGCTCGGCCGGGGCCGGCACCTCGATGTGGTTGGCGTTTCACGACGACCTCGCCGACCCGAAGAGCGACGACCCGATCGCACGGCAATCGACCCGGCTGACATGCGTGGTCGTGTCGAACGGTCAATCATCTTACGACCCACGGTTCGCGGAGAAGGCCGGCATCCCGCGCCCCAACTTCGAGCGGCACGGCTTCTTCGAACCGTTTTACGGCATCAAGCGCTCCGAGGCCGATACGCCCGAGGCCTATCGCCGCTACGACGAGGCGGCACCCATCACCTATCTGACGAAAGAGGATCCGCCGGCCATGCTCGTCTATTCCTACGCGAACGAAGAGGTGACCGCGACCAGCGACCTCGGGCTGGTCGTGCATCATCCCAAGTTCGGCATCGCGCTCAAGGAGCAGATGGACAAGCTGGGGATCGAGTGCGTGGTGCAATATCGCAACTCGACAGGAAACGGAATCGTCCGCCACGGCGGCGGAGAACCAACCACAGGAGTCGGCTTTATACTCAAGCACTTCGCAGCGGCAAGTAAGCCTTGA
- a CDS encoding DUF1549 and DUF1553 domain-containing protein has product MRTPPIHLCRALSCFLASLLVLLVCTTRNIGRADEAAKTELPLNDSDREHWAYVPPVRPALPEVKNVAWCRTPIDRFILAKLEAARLTPAPPAAAAALLRRVTFDLTGLPPTPQEIEEFTGAIEARSASAIDAAYLAVIDRLLASDAYAERQAQHWLDLARYADTDGYEHDNVRPDAWRYRDWVIDAFRRNLPLDEFIRLQIAGDELRPDDSGAAVATGFLLCGPDMPDLNRQDERRSMLLNELTGTVSATLLGLQLGCAQCHDHKYEPLSQADFYRLRACFETASFLSKQLKEEDDAKDDGKPDVRRMFRETPGPWPASRMLLRGDFQSPGPAVDPGFPRVANPMQVSLTTESKPIDSRRMEGSGRRTALARWLTRSDHPLTSRVLINRIWQQHFVEGLVRTPSDFGYLGDEPSHAELLDWLATELVARKWNLKEMHRLLVTSSVYRQAGAKSAAKDQGNRLLSHYPRRRLDGEELRDAMLAISGRLNRQGGGPGVMPPLPKELLSAIRKDHWKTSPNEADHRRRSIYLFVRRNLRLPMLDAFDRPDTIASCPKRNHSTTAPQALVLLNSEFALQAAADSAAKLQEDAPREVQRQIETLYLACLGRRPSDAEVVDAQALVASNGAGLADLCLALFNLNEFAYVD; this is encoded by the coding sequence ATGAGAACTCCGCCGATTCATCTCTGCCGCGCGCTGTCTTGCTTTCTCGCGAGCTTGCTTGTGCTGTTGGTATGCACAACACGGAACATCGGCCGCGCCGATGAGGCCGCGAAGACCGAGCTTCCTCTGAACGATTCCGATCGCGAGCATTGGGCCTACGTGCCGCCGGTGCGACCGGCTTTACCCGAGGTAAAAAACGTCGCTTGGTGCCGTACGCCGATCGATCGGTTCATCTTGGCGAAGCTGGAAGCCGCAAGGTTAACGCCCGCTCCGCCGGCCGCTGCCGCGGCGCTATTGCGACGCGTGACGTTCGACCTGACCGGACTCCCGCCGACGCCGCAGGAAATCGAAGAGTTTACCGGCGCGATCGAAGCCCGTTCTGCGTCTGCGATCGATGCGGCGTATCTTGCCGTCATCGATCGATTGCTTGCCTCGGATGCCTACGCCGAACGACAGGCGCAACACTGGCTCGACTTGGCTCGCTATGCCGATACCGACGGCTATGAGCACGACAACGTTCGGCCCGATGCGTGGCGCTATCGCGATTGGGTGATCGACGCCTTTCGCCGCAATCTGCCGCTCGACGAATTCATTCGGTTGCAGATCGCCGGCGATGAGCTTCGGCCCGACGATTCCGGAGCGGCAGTCGCCACCGGCTTCTTGTTGTGCGGGCCCGACATGCCCGACCTAAATCGGCAAGACGAGCGCCGGAGCATGCTGCTGAACGAGTTGACCGGCACCGTGAGTGCGACCTTGCTGGGGCTGCAACTCGGCTGCGCTCAATGCCACGATCACAAGTACGAGCCGCTCAGCCAAGCCGACTTCTATCGTCTGCGGGCCTGCTTCGAAACGGCGAGTTTTCTCTCGAAGCAACTCAAAGAAGAAGACGACGCGAAGGACGACGGCAAGCCGGACGTGAGGCGCATGTTTCGTGAGACGCCGGGCCCTTGGCCGGCGAGCCGGATGTTGCTGCGAGGCGACTTTCAAAGTCCCGGCCCCGCGGTCGACCCGGGCTTTCCGCGCGTAGCTAATCCGATGCAAGTGTCGTTGACGACGGAGTCGAAGCCGATCGACTCGCGGCGGATGGAGGGCAGCGGTCGGCGCACGGCATTGGCCCGCTGGTTGACGAGGTCCGACCATCCGCTGACGTCTCGCGTGTTGATCAACCGCATTTGGCAGCAACACTTCGTCGAAGGCTTGGTGCGGACACCGAGCGACTTCGGCTACCTCGGCGACGAGCCGAGCCATGCCGAGTTGCTCGACTGGCTGGCGACGGAGTTGGTGGCGCGAAAATGGAATCTCAAGGAGATGCACCGGCTGCTCGTCACGTCGTCGGTCTATCGTCAGGCGGGCGCGAAATCGGCAGCGAAGGATCAGGGCAATCGGCTGCTGTCGCACTACCCTCGCCGGCGGCTCGACGGCGAAGAGCTTCGAGACGCGATGTTGGCGATCTCCGGTCGATTGAATCGCCAAGGAGGGGGGCCTGGGGTGATGCCGCCGTTGCCAAAAGAGTTGTTGTCCGCCATTCGTAAGGACCATTGGAAAACCAGCCCCAACGAAGCAGATCATCGTCGTCGCAGCATCTACTTGTTCGTGCGGCGCAATCTGCGGCTTCCGATGCTCGACGCCTTCGACCGACCCGACACGATTGCGAGTTGTCCGAAACGAAACCATTCGACGACGGCCCCACAGGCCCTGGTGTTGTTGAACTCGGAATTCGCCCTGCAAGCGGCGGCAGACTCGGCCGCGAAACTCCAAGAGGACGCTCCGCGCGAAGTTCAACGGCAGATTGAAACGTTGTATCTCGCTTGTCTCGGGCGTCGGCCGAGCGATGCCGAAGTCGTCGACGCCCAAGCGCTCGTCGCCTCAAACGGCGCCGGCCTCGCCGATCTTTGCTTGGCGCTGTTCAATCTGAACGAGTTCGCCTACGTCGATTGA
- a CDS encoding DUF1501 domain-containing protein: MARNLSTESRSAPPVGGSSRRTFLREVGGGFGAVALAALLGDEGVAASTDAIRPGPHFAPRAKRVIYLFMHGGPSHVDLFDPKPDLIRYAGQPLPAEFGEVMTRRKVATNPLLPPVRPLRPRGQSGLHVSDYLPEIAALADDLCVVRSCHGDSVNHPQSVYQMNTGSILTGKPSLGSWISFGLGTENTDMPAFVVMPDPAGGLKGGPPAYGSGYLPASHQGTPVRPGANPILHLQPPATLTAERQRNILDFIARRNREHLAIRAGDDELTARIRAYELAYRMQSAAPQLVDLSHETEETERLYGLDRKETKEFGTRCLLARRMIERGVRFVQLYSGDTNGWDAHNDIDKNHGPLCRAVDRPIAGLLRDLKRRGLWDDTLVIWGGEFGRMPMNEKGTGRDHNPWGYTIWLAGGAVRSGMAYGATDAVGLRAVENPVHVHDLHATILHILGFDHTKLTYAHNGRDERLTDVAGRVVTEILV; the protein is encoded by the coding sequence ATGGCTCGCAACCTTAGCACGGAGTCCAGGTCCGCGCCGCCGGTGGGTGGTTCGTCGCGACGAACGTTTCTGCGCGAGGTCGGCGGCGGCTTCGGCGCGGTCGCGCTTGCCGCGCTGCTGGGAGATGAAGGCGTTGCGGCCTCGACCGACGCGATACGGCCGGGCCCACACTTCGCGCCGCGGGCGAAGCGCGTCATCTATTTGTTCATGCACGGCGGGCCGAGTCATGTCGATCTGTTCGACCCGAAGCCCGACCTGATTCGTTATGCCGGGCAACCATTGCCGGCCGAGTTCGGCGAAGTGATGACGCGGCGTAAAGTGGCGACGAACCCGCTCTTACCGCCGGTTCGTCCGTTGCGCCCTCGCGGGCAGTCGGGCCTACACGTAAGCGACTATCTGCCGGAGATCGCCGCCCTCGCCGACGACCTGTGTGTCGTTCGCAGTTGCCATGGCGACAGCGTGAACCATCCGCAGTCGGTCTATCAGATGAACACCGGCAGCATTCTCACCGGTAAGCCGAGCCTCGGCAGTTGGATCAGCTTCGGCCTTGGGACCGAGAATACCGACATGCCCGCGTTCGTGGTGATGCCCGACCCGGCCGGCGGTTTGAAAGGGGGGCCGCCTGCTTACGGTTCCGGCTACCTCCCCGCCTCGCATCAAGGAACACCGGTGCGGCCCGGCGCGAATCCGATCTTGCATCTGCAACCTCCGGCGACGTTGACTGCCGAGCGGCAGCGCAACATTCTCGACTTCATCGCCCGTCGCAACCGCGAGCATCTCGCGATCCGCGCCGGCGACGACGAACTCACGGCGCGCATTCGAGCCTACGAGCTTGCATACCGCATGCAGTCGGCCGCGCCGCAGCTCGTCGACCTTTCGCACGAGACGGAAGAGACCGAGCGACTCTACGGCCTCGATCGCAAAGAGACGAAGGAGTTCGGCACGCGGTGTCTGTTGGCGCGGCGAATGATCGAGCGAGGCGTCCGCTTCGTACAACTCTACTCGGGCGACACGAACGGTTGGGACGCTCACAACGACATCGACAAGAACCACGGTCCATTGTGTCGCGCGGTCGATCGACCGATCGCGGGATTGCTGCGAGATTTGAAACGCCGCGGCCTCTGGGACGATACGCTCGTCATCTGGGGAGGGGAGTTCGGTCGGATGCCGATGAACGAAAAGGGAACCGGCCGCGATCACAACCCGTGGGGTTATACGATCTGGCTGGCTGGCGGCGCCGTGCGGAGCGGCATGGCCTACGGAGCGACCGACGCCGTTGGTTTGCGAGCCGTCGAAAATCCCGTCCACGTTCACGACCTGCATGCGACGATCTTGCACATCCTCGGCTTCGATCACACGAAGTTGACCTACGCGCACAACGGCCGCGACGAACGGCTGACCGATGTCGCGGGGCGCGTGGTGACGGAGATCCTGGTATGA
- a CDS encoding beta-galactosidase trimerization domain-containing protein, whose protein sequence is MTRLPLVRFSRASTWITFVCATLFVVAPAPAQKPRGGLDDDLTSDILSDLKGKATTDDLDGLRDSHLTLLASWEGVEPLDARRKSPGKNYRWKEERGFVSPREGQPISTLIDVPKPGTYRIYLRHWIGIAESHPATATLEPLRREGTAEPATYASAGAAASHTFGKVRLIDNALGKEQERKLPIRFESEVQLNTLPDRGMFVWEYWELKLPTGPQRLSLASNDPTARIDAVFLTPSLTFRPSFSEVKKDNTLAGVFLRYRVLEGAKQPVSFHVNLTYHWAGRRVPSGTEPLWYDSVPGAAKVPATEWSPFIDVREQILPGGGPWSTWRTSFTGLERGKVEVQLAWYPHPASVVGTLQTAVGDKWCMFRMPHGSFHHRESAAAAMSGVWNKELIAAFIPEEAIVEKYFSWAEEAARTLGVKADHPKPKHIHVLSSCRTGPAHIARAAEMLAKLGVNWVPGAPRAVNEKYDLFDDAQSKKVKLGDEISTHTAAATINADPFLRAGFHDYLREQVRLLGTDLRTFFGVDDLRHVDCLDVLPDDAGRFERRLFYCSQRYCHVATIPHYARLVKAVEKKTPGAQIYNNYSPHPLFLTGRDMNGSDWFLLPRAGAQTLGWGEDWATGGSWGLNTPATECTTFYAAIVECGVRTRGYPAGFYVGSNCGYSAQKMFSCVSQGISILHLYDWGPIDAWAEGSNAWSEMEGQYLSVMQGTHALGPADEIVGKGKREPRRTAILYNRSHEIVSGKQVWLNRDWMWTFLGLRNSQIPVDVVIEEDLTDATLASYQALFIGGLNLERRHLAAVRRWVEQGGLLIGSAGAALDDVYGDRMPETVELFGAAQRLATVDDTKSRTRIMFDASDEYAAIDLPAAAAGDQKYILTPTTGKLIARYDGGEGAVVVNALGRGRTILLGVTTGETFRVGGGAKSPARAWLAAPVLRQLGRSQTEFDCPESEVTRFDHASGTAVLIAIYTSKPEELSKAPGRLSVQVDRPVREVTSALHGPLKWELHDGRIEIETPPPAAMVVDSIILR, encoded by the coding sequence ATGACTCGTTTGCCTCTAGTCCGTTTTTCTCGTGCTTCGACTTGGATCACGTTCGTTTGCGCTACGTTATTCGTCGTCGCTCCGGCCCCGGCCCAAAAACCGCGCGGCGGACTCGATGATGACCTGACGTCCGACATCTTGAGCGATCTCAAAGGCAAAGCGACTACCGACGACCTCGACGGTTTGCGTGACAGCCATCTCACGCTGCTTGCAAGTTGGGAAGGGGTCGAACCGCTGGATGCGCGCCGGAAGTCGCCAGGCAAAAACTATCGCTGGAAAGAAGAGCGCGGGTTCGTCTCGCCGCGCGAGGGCCAGCCGATCTCGACGCTGATCGACGTGCCCAAGCCGGGAACTTATCGGATATATCTCCGTCATTGGATCGGCATCGCCGAATCGCATCCGGCGACGGCAACGCTCGAGCCGCTTCGCCGCGAAGGAACCGCCGAGCCGGCGACCTACGCTTCGGCCGGAGCCGCCGCATCGCACACGTTCGGCAAGGTGCGGCTGATCGATAACGCGCTCGGCAAAGAGCAGGAGCGGAAATTACCGATCCGATTCGAGTCGGAAGTGCAACTGAACACGTTGCCCGACAGGGGAATGTTCGTCTGGGAATACTGGGAACTGAAACTCCCTACCGGGCCGCAGCGACTCTCTTTGGCAAGCAATGACCCGACGGCTCGCATCGATGCGGTCTTCCTCACGCCGTCTCTCACGTTTCGCCCGAGCTTTTCCGAAGTGAAAAAGGACAACACTCTGGCCGGGGTCTTCCTTCGCTACCGCGTGCTCGAAGGCGCGAAGCAGCCGGTTTCGTTCCATGTCAATCTGACCTATCACTGGGCCGGCCGTCGCGTGCCGAGCGGCACCGAACCCCTGTGGTACGACTCGGTCCCCGGCGCCGCAAAGGTTCCGGCGACGGAGTGGTCGCCGTTCATCGACGTTCGCGAGCAGATTCTCCCCGGCGGAGGGCCCTGGTCGACGTGGCGCACGTCGTTCACCGGTCTCGAGCGCGGGAAGGTCGAAGTGCAACTCGCGTGGTATCCGCACCCAGCATCGGTCGTCGGCACGTTGCAAACCGCGGTCGGCGACAAGTGGTGCATGTTCCGCATGCCGCACGGCAGCTTTCACCATCGCGAGTCGGCCGCTGCGGCGATGAGCGGCGTTTGGAATAAAGAACTCATTGCGGCGTTCATTCCCGAAGAAGCGATCGTCGAAAAGTATTTTTCTTGGGCGGAGGAAGCGGCCCGCACGCTCGGCGTGAAGGCCGATCATCCTAAGCCGAAACACATTCATGTGTTGTCGAGTTGCCGCACCGGCCCGGCCCATATCGCTCGCGCCGCCGAGATGCTCGCCAAGCTCGGCGTGAATTGGGTCCCCGGCGCGCCGCGCGCAGTCAATGAAAAATACGATCTCTTCGACGACGCGCAGTCGAAGAAGGTCAAACTCGGCGACGAGATTTCGACGCATACCGCCGCGGCGACGATCAACGCCGACCCTTTCCTACGCGCCGGGTTCCATGACTATTTACGCGAGCAAGTCCGGCTGCTCGGGACCGATCTACGGACGTTCTTCGGTGTCGACGATCTACGCCACGTCGATTGCTTGGACGTGCTACCGGACGATGCGGGTCGCTTCGAGCGGCGCTTGTTCTACTGCTCGCAGCGTTACTGTCACGTGGCGACGATTCCACATTACGCGCGGCTCGTGAAGGCCGTCGAAAAGAAAACGCCCGGCGCACAAATCTATAACAACTATTCGCCCCATCCGCTCTTCTTGACCGGCCGTGACATGAACGGCTCCGATTGGTTCTTGCTACCGCGCGCCGGCGCGCAGACTTTGGGTTGGGGCGAAGATTGGGCCACCGGCGGGAGTTGGGGCTTGAATACTCCGGCGACCGAATGCACCACGTTCTACGCGGCGATCGTCGAATGCGGAGTGCGAACGCGCGGCTATCCGGCGGGCTTCTACGTCGGCAGCAATTGCGGTTACTCTGCGCAAAAAATGTTTTCCTGCGTCAGCCAAGGGATCTCGATTCTACACCTCTACGATTGGGGGCCGATCGACGCTTGGGCCGAAGGAAGCAACGCGTGGAGCGAGATGGAGGGCCAATATCTCTCGGTCATGCAAGGAACGCACGCTCTGGGGCCGGCGGATGAAATCGTCGGCAAAGGGAAGCGTGAACCGCGACGCACCGCCATCTTATACAACCGCAGCCATGAGATCGTGAGCGGTAAGCAAGTCTGGCTCAATCGAGATTGGATGTGGACGTTCCTCGGCTTGCGAAACTCGCAGATCCCGGTCGACGTAGTGATCGAAGAAGACCTCACGGATGCGACACTCGCGTCGTACCAAGCGCTCTTCATCGGGGGATTGAATTTAGAGCGGCGGCATCTGGCGGCAGTTCGTCGTTGGGTCGAACAAGGAGGTTTGCTGATCGGTTCAGCCGGCGCCGCGCTCGACGACGTCTACGGCGATCGGATGCCGGAGACCGTCGAATTGTTCGGAGCTGCGCAGCGCTTGGCGACCGTCGACGATACGAAATCGCGCACGCGGATCATGTTCGACGCCTCGGACGAATACGCGGCGATTGATTTGCCGGCCGCCGCGGCCGGAGATCAGAAATATATTCTCACTCCGACGACCGGCAAACTAATCGCCCGCTACGACGGCGGCGAAGGAGCGGTCGTCGTGAACGCGCTCGGCCGAGGACGAACGATTTTGCTCGGCGTCACGACGGGGGAAACGTTCCGCGTCGGCGGCGGTGCGAAAAGTCCGGCCCGTGCATGGCTGGCGGCGCCGGTGTTGAGACAATTAGGCCGCTCGCAAACCGAGTTCGATTGTCCCGAGTCGGAAGTAACGCGGTTCGACCACGCCTCGGGCACCGCCGTACTGATCGCGATCTACACGAGCAAGCCGGAAGAGCTCTCGAAGGCGCCGGGCCGCTTGTCGGTGCAAGTCGATCGACCGGTTCGCGAAGTGACCTCGGCCTTGCACGGCCCGTTGAAATGGGAACTACACGACGGCCGCATCGAAATCGAAACGCCCCCTCCCGCCGCGATGGTCGTCGACTCGATCATCTTACGCTAA
- a CDS encoding PQQ-binding-like beta-propeller repeat protein, with the protein MAAELNAQEWCSAKPLATARVWNEVPAGVDPKQWLSIVTVGYGNQAEAYALMFDGPQGTARLIAHAPNPKGTLSGVPHWYSPFVTLLNGFRIGYGAASPSAPLPLQIEFREVVVANAAKIADKPGFGDALTVGREKIVPPLKAITLAAACSAGWSPTLSSASSQPIPARAVVEIQVLDQACRFRVTFSQEGSESVIVKERVPWEEFHEQLTALFRLPLGDKRIHDFVRLAPARVALLAANGNRLAYLVDDELAALDAATGREAWRIRIPKAPAAGAKRIEQYVVSPGANDTVRGTNGTEPRLFRWTKSLAEIAWTDGKETPLAPVAVAANWAFDVDDKSGAVTVAGARLTRYIAGKEVWGATETSPITTQPKIDGDRVVAGNERGELFALALADGKPLWRVALAGSVAGPITKAGGLRLVFSPKEETLSAIDPRDGSTKWRFAAGDRLLQPPLEHAGRVLVVTKQNRIVALDPQTGSILVETTRPTWIVGVEIVVQDGAPRPALLDLDGKAVLLGDDLKPKWEVRLASRPTGRPVVTSLPVTWTQPEKAPSAEDLVAAIAADSVQRQTFFLTTDADGFLYRLSPPGAKQR; encoded by the coding sequence ATGGCCGCTGAACTAAATGCTCAAGAATGGTGCTCGGCTAAGCCGCTGGCGACGGCGCGCGTCTGGAACGAAGTGCCGGCCGGCGTCGACCCGAAGCAATGGCTCAGCATCGTCACGGTCGGTTACGGCAACCAGGCCGAAGCGTATGCTCTGATGTTCGACGGTCCGCAAGGGACCGCGCGGCTGATCGCCCATGCTCCCAATCCGAAAGGAACGCTGAGCGGCGTGCCGCATTGGTACTCACCGTTCGTCACTTTGCTGAATGGATTCCGCATCGGCTACGGAGCCGCCTCGCCGTCCGCACCGCTCCCCCTGCAAATCGAATTTCGCGAAGTCGTCGTCGCGAACGCGGCCAAGATCGCCGACAAGCCGGGATTCGGCGATGCCCTCACGGTCGGACGCGAAAAGATCGTGCCTCCTCTGAAAGCGATCACGCTGGCCGCGGCATGCAGCGCCGGTTGGTCGCCGACGTTGTCGTCCGCCTCTTCACAACCGATCCCTGCGCGAGCCGTCGTCGAAATACAGGTTCTCGATCAAGCGTGTCGATTTCGAGTCACGTTCTCGCAAGAAGGTTCGGAATCGGTCATCGTCAAAGAGCGTGTCCCCTGGGAAGAGTTCCACGAACAACTCACGGCCCTCTTTCGCCTGCCGTTGGGAGACAAACGGATTCACGATTTCGTCCGACTCGCCCCGGCGCGCGTCGCTCTGTTGGCCGCTAACGGGAACCGGTTAGCGTACTTGGTCGACGATGAACTTGCGGCCCTCGATGCGGCGACCGGCCGCGAAGCTTGGCGAATTCGCATTCCGAAAGCTCCGGCCGCGGGAGCCAAGCGGATCGAGCAATATGTCGTGAGCCCAGGGGCGAACGACACCGTCCGAGGGACGAACGGCACCGAGCCGCGGCTGTTTCGTTGGACGAAATCGCTGGCCGAGATCGCTTGGACCGACGGTAAAGAAACTCCTCTGGCTCCCGTCGCCGTGGCGGCGAATTGGGCCTTCGATGTAGACGACAAGTCGGGTGCCGTCACGGTCGCAGGCGCGCGACTGACTCGTTATATCGCCGGCAAGGAAGTTTGGGGGGCAACCGAAACCTCGCCGATCACGACACAACCGAAAATCGACGGTGATCGCGTCGTAGCGGGGAACGAGCGGGGCGAATTGTTCGCTCTCGCGCTGGCCGACGGTAAGCCGCTCTGGCGCGTCGCGCTCGCCGGCAGCGTTGCCGGACCGATTACAAAAGCCGGCGGCTTGCGGCTCGTGTTTTCCCCCAAAGAGGAAACCCTTTCGGCAATCGACCCGCGTGATGGCTCGACTAAGTGGCGGTTCGCGGCGGGCGATCGACTACTGCAACCGCCGTTGGAACATGCAGGGCGCGTGCTTGTCGTCACGAAACAAAATCGGATCGTCGCGCTCGATCCGCAGACGGGCTCGATCCTTGTCGAGACCACACGGCCGACATGGATCGTCGGCGTCGAGATCGTCGTGCAAGACGGAGCGCCGCGTCCGGCGCTGCTCGACTTAGACGGCAAGGCGGTGCTGCTCGGCGACGATCTGAAGCCGAAATGGGAAGTTCGTCTCGCCTCGCGTCCGACGGGTCGACCTGTCGTGACGTCGCTGCCCGTCACCTGGACACAGCCGGAAAAGGCCCCGTCGGCGGAAGACCTCGTGGCCGCGATCGCTGCGGATTCGGTGCAGCGGCAAACGTTTTTTCTGACGACCGACGCCGACGGATTTTTGTATCGACTCTCGCCTCCCGGAGCGAAGCAACGATGA